In Nicotiana tabacum cultivar K326 chromosome 21, ASM71507v2, whole genome shotgun sequence, one DNA window encodes the following:
- the LOC107762239 gene encoding phosphoenolpyruvate carboxylase produces MANRNLEKLASIDAQLRQLVPGKVSEDDKLVEYDALLLDRFLDILQDLHGEDLKETVQECYELSAEYEGKHDPKKLEELGNVFTSLDPGDSIVIAKAFSHMLNLANLAEEVQIAYRRRQKLKKTGDFVDESNATTESDIEETFKKLVGDLKKSPQEVFDALKNQTVDLVLTAHPTQSVRRSLLQKHGRIRDCLAQLYAKDITPDDKQELDEALQREIQAAFRTDEIRRTPPTPQDEMRAGMSYFHETIWKGVPKFLRRVDTALKNIGIDERVPYNAPLIQFSSWMGGDRDGNPRVTPEVTRDVCLLARMMAANLYYSQIEDLMFELSMWRCNDELRVRSDEVLHSSSRRDAKHYIEFWKQVPPNEPYRVILGDVRDKLYQTRERARQLLAHGYSEIPEEATYTSIEQFLEPLELCYRSLCACGDRSIADGSLLDFLRQVSTFGLSLVRLDIRQESDRHTDVLDAITQHLEIGSYREWSEERKQEWLLSELSGKRPLFGPDLPKTEEIADVLDTFHVIAELPADCFGAYIISMATAPSDVLAVELLQRECRVKQPLRVVPLFEKLADLDAAPAAVARLFSVEWYRNRINGKQEVMIGYSDSGKDAGRLSAAWQLYKAQEELVKVAKEYGVKLTMFHGRGGTVGRGGGPTHLAILSQPPDTIHGNLRVTVQGEVIEQCFGEEHLCFRTLQRFTAATLEHGMHPPVSPKPEWRALMDEIAVVATEKYRSIVFKEPRFVEYFRLATPELEYGRMNIGSRPSKRKPSGGIESLRAIPWIFAWTQTRFHLPVWLGFGAAFKYAINKDIKNLRMLQEMYNAWPFFRVTIDLVEMVFAKGNPSIAALYDKLLVSEDLWSFGEQLRSNYEETKSLLLQIAGHKDLLEGDPYLRQRLRLRDSYITTLNVCQAYTLKRIRDPNYSVTPRPHISKEYMESKPAAELVKLNPTSEYAPGLEDTLILTMKGIAAGMQNTG; encoded by the exons ATGGCGAATCGTAATTTGGAGAAATTGGCATCAATTGATGCACAGTTGAGACAATTGGTACCTGGTAAAGTTTCTGAAGATGACAAACTTGTTGAGTATGATGCTTTGCTTTTGGATCGGTTTCTTGATATTCTTCAGGATTTGCATGGTGAAGATCTCAAAGAAACA GTCCAAGAGTGCTATGAGCTTTCTGCCGAGTATGAAGGAAAGCATGATCCGAAGAAACTGGAGGAGCTTGGCAATGTATTCACAAGTTTGGATCCAGGGGATTCAATTGTCATTGCTAAAGCTTTCTCTCACATGCTTAACTTGGCCAATTTGGCCGAGGAGGTTCAGATAGCCTACCGCCGGCGCCAAAAGCTGAAGAAAACGGGAGATTTTGTCGATGAGAGCAATGCAACAACTGAATCAGATATTGAAGAAACTTTTAAGAAACTGGTGGGGGACTTGAAGAAGTCCCCTCAAGAAGTTTTTGATGCTCTGAAAAATCAGACTGTGGATCTCGTCCTAACTGCTCATCCTACTCAATCTGTCCGAAGATCTTTGCTTCAAAAACATGGAAG GATCCGGGACTGCTTGGCTCAGTTGTATGCTAAAGACATTACACCTGATGATAAGCAGGAGCTTGATGAGGCTTTACAGAGGGAG attcaaGCTGCTTTCCGCACTGATGAGATCCGAAGAACTCCTCCAACTCCACAAGATGAAATGAGAGCTGGAATGAGCTATTTCCATGAAACAATTTGGAAGGGCGTACCAAAGTTCCTGCGCCGTGTTGATACAGCTCTCAAAAACATAGGGATTGATGAACGAGTTCCTTATAATGCACCTCTTATTCAATTCTCCTCTTGGATGGGTGGTGATCGTGATG GTAATCCAAGAGTGACGCCTGAGGTCACAAGAGATGTTTGCTTATTGGCCAGAATGATGGCAGCCAATTTGTACTATTCACAAATAGAGGACCTCATGTTTGAG TTATCTATGTGGCGTTGCAACGATGAGCTTCGCGTGCGATCAGATGAAGTACTCCACAGTTCTTCAAGGAGAGATGCAAAACACTACATAG AATTTTGGAAGCAAGTTCCTCCAAATGAGCCCTATCGTGTAATTCTTGGTGATGTGAGAGATAAGTTGTATCAGACACGCGAGCGTGCTCGCCAACTGTTAGCCCATGGATACTCTGAAATTCCAGAGGAAGCAACGTATACTAGTATTGAGCAG TTCTTGGAACCTCTTGAGCTCTGCTACAGATCTCTTTGTGCTTGTGGTGATCGGTCCATTGCTGATGGTAGCCTTTTGGATTTCCTAAGACAAGTTTCTACCTTTGGACTTTCACTTGTGAGACTTGACATAAGACAAGAGTCGGACCGCCATACCGATGTGCTTGATGCTATTACTCAGCACTTAGAAATTGGTTCATATCGAGAATGGTCTGAAGAACGTAAACAAGAGTGGCTTCTGTCTGAACTCAGCGGCAAGAGACCTTTATTTGGACCTGATCTTCCAAAAACTGAAGAAATTGCCGACGTTTTGGACACATTCCATGTCATAGCCGAACTCCCAGCTGACTGCTTCGGGGCATACATCATCTCGATGGCCACTGCACCATCTGATGTGCTTGCAGTTGAGCTTCTACAGCGTGAATGCCGAGTGAAGCAACCTTTACGAGTTGTTCCACTTTTTGAGAAGTTGGCTGATCTGGATGCTGCTCCTGCTGCTGTTGCACGTCTTTTCTCAGTTGAGTGGTACAGAAACCGGATAAATGGCAAGCAAGAGGTCATGATCGGATACTCTGATTCTGGAAAGGATGCAGGTCGGTTATCAGCAGCGTGGCAGCTGTATAAGGCTCAAGAGGAGCTTGTAAAAGTTGCCAAGGAGTACGGCGTGAAGCTAACTATGTTCCACGGCAGAGGTGGTACCGTTGGAAGAGGAGGTGGCCCCACCCATCTTGCTATATTGTCTCAACCACCCGATACAATCCATGGAAATCTGCGTGTTACTGTTCAGGGTGAGGTCATTGAGCAATGTTTTGGGGAGGAACACTTGTGTTTTAGGACACTTCAGCGTTTTACTGCTGCTACCCTTGAACATGGGATGCATCCACCAGTCTCTCCAAAACCAGAATGGCGTGCGCTTATGGATGAAATTGCAGTTGTTGCTACAGAGAAGTATCGATCAATAGTTTTTAAAGAACCCCGATTCGTTGAGTATTTCCGCCTG GCCACACCCGAGTTAGAGTATGGTCGAATGAACATTGGCAGCCGTCCATCAAAGCGTAAACCCAGCGGAGGCATAGAATCACTTAGAGCTATTCCATGGATCTTTGCCTGGACTCAGACTAGATTCCATCTTCCTGTGTGGCTCGGCTTTGGAGCAGCATttaagtatgccatcaacaaggATATCAAAAACCTCCGCATGCTGCAGGAAATGTACAATGCATGGCCATTCTTTAGGGTAACAATTGATTTGGTTGAAATGGTGTTTGCCAAAGGAAACCCCAGCATTGCTGCATTATACGACAAGCTTCTGGTTTCCGAAGATTTGTGGTCCTTCGGTGAACAACTGAGATCAAACTACGAAGAGACAAAGAGCCTCCTGCTGCAG ATTGCTGGACACAAGGATCTTTTGGAGGGCGATCCCTACTTGAGACAACGACTCAGGCTGCGCGACTCCTATATCACAACATTGAACGTGTGCCAAGCCTACACCCTAAAGCGTATTCGTGACCCCAACTACAGTGTCACACCAAGGCCACACATATCCAAGGAATACATGGAATCAAAGCCAGCTGCTGAACTTGTGAAGCTGAACCCGACTAGCGAATACGCCCCTGGCTTGGAGGACACACTCATCTTGACCATGAAGGGTATTGCTGCTGGAATGCAGAATACTGGTTAA